In Chaetodon trifascialis isolate fChaTrf1 chromosome 2, fChaTrf1.hap1, whole genome shotgun sequence, one DNA window encodes the following:
- the LOC139347710 gene encoding zinc finger protein 723-like, translated as MSSSEELKHTDSDSSRHQKHCQKCGKSFSRICNLRRHELTHTANKLYNCEECGSSFSQLNAYKLHLHTHAEETPYSCDQCGRNFSNQSSYRKHLRGHAGPYQCDQCEKTFIYFSIYKIHMRVHTGEKPYSCDQCPKRFSFLSSYKRHQLSHSGEKPYQCDFCGKSFTQSGHFSLHLRNHTGEKPYLCDQCDKSFSDLSSYKIHLRVHTGEKPYCCDQCGRSFSQLGNYKSHMRIHTGEKPFHCELCDKSFSISKTYKQHVHTHTGEKPYQCKECGKGFGRLSNYMRHVRIHTGEQPYSCDQCGKSFNSSYSYSRHLRVHTGEKPYWCSQCKRLFTRAQSLKKHRCVEIDEESLTLYNKEVKFICSPANDSQQEPTK; from the exons ATGAGTTCTTCGGAAGAG ttgaaacacacagactcagacagcagcagacatcagAAGCATTGTCAGAAGTGTGGAAAGTCTTTCAGTCGGATCTGTAATCTAAGACGACATGAACTCACTCACACTGCAAATAAACTGTACAACTGTGAGGAATGTGGCAGCAGTTTCAGCCAACTAAATGCATACAAGCTACACTTGCATACCCACGCTGAAGAAACCCCATACAGCTGTGACCAGTGTGGGAGGAATTTCAGCAACCAGAGTTCATACAGAAAACACCTGCGTGGCCATGCTGGACCATATCAGTGTGACCAATGTGAAAAGACTTTCATTTACTTCAGTATTTACAAGATACACATGCGTgttcacacaggagagaagcCATACAGCTGTGACCAGTGTCCGAAAAGGTTTAGTTTTTTAAGTTCTTACAAACGACACCAGCTTAGCCACAGTGGAGAGAAGCCTTACCAGTGTGACTTCTGTGGCAAGAGTTTTACTCAATCAGGCCATTTCAGTCTGCATCTGCGTAACCACACTGGGGAGAAACCATATCTGTGTGACCAATGTGACAAGAGTTTCAGTGACTTAAGTAGTTATAAGATACACCTGCGTgttcacacaggagagaaaccatACTGCTGTGACCAGTGTGGTAGGAGCTTCTCACAGTTAGGTAATTACAAATCGCATATGCGTATCCACACTGGAGAAAAACCATTCCACTGTGAACTATGTGACAAAAGTTTCTCAATctcaaaaacatacaaacaacatGTGCATACCCACACTGGAGAGAAACCATACCAGTGTAAAGAATGTGGGAAAGGTTTTGGTCGACTAAGCAACTATATGCGCCATGTTCGTATTCACACTGGAGAGCAACCATATAGCTGTGATCAATGTGGCAAATCTTTCAATAGTTCATATAGTTATAGCCGGCATCTCCGTGTCCACACTGGAGAGAAACCATACTGGTGTTCACAGTGTAAGAGACTATTTACCCGAGCACAGTCTTTAAAGAAACACCGCTGTGTTGAAATAGATGAAGAGAGTTTGACTCTGTATAACAAAGAAGTCAAATTCATCTGCTCACCAGCAAATGACAGCCAACAAGAGCCAACAAAATAA